The Egicoccus sp. AB-alg2 genome window below encodes:
- a CDS encoding Flp family type IVb pilin, which produces MTQDLFIKLAVARNNFVARTRDGVEGATAVEYGLMVALIAVAIIGAVRLIGTNLDTMFDGVANDIAGT; this is translated from the coding sequence ATGACGCAGGACCTCTTCATCAAGCTGGCCGTCGCCCGCAACAACTTCGTCGCGCGCACGCGCGACGGGGTTGAGGGTGCCACGGCCGTGGAATACGGCCTCATGGTCGCGCTCATCGCGGTTGCCATCATCGGGGCCGTGCGACTGATCGGCACCAACCTCGACACGATGTTCGATGGCGTGGCCAACGACATCGCCGGCACCTGA
- a CDS encoding Flp family type IVb pilin, translated as MLEKREEGATAVEYSLMAGLIALAIIAAVRSLGTAVLGIFVDLSSRMGWG; from the coding sequence ATGCTGGAGAAACGCGAAGAGGGAGCGACTGCCGTCGAGTACTCCCTGATGGCGGGCCTCATCGCTCTCGCCATCATCGCCGCGGTCCGCTCCTTAGGAACGGCCGTGCTGGGCATCTTCGTAGATCTTTCGTCGCGGATGGGCTGGGGATGA
- a CDS encoding TadE/TadG family type IV pilus assembly protein yields the protein MTSRGRKHRNEGAAAVEFALVLLPLLAIVAGIIDFGLMLNAQLSLTHAAREGVRVLAIGDGDGAAAATTAFQPSPGATGFAATPTGCPNAAGRAVMQTSATYEYYFLRVFLPEDGRPLQSRAVMRCNG from the coding sequence ATGACATCGCGGGGAAGAAAGCACCGCAACGAGGGGGCCGCGGCCGTAGAGTTCGCGCTCGTACTGCTGCCCCTGCTGGCAATTGTGGCCGGCATCATCGACTTCGGGTTGATGCTCAACGCCCAACTCAGCCTGACGCACGCCGCGCGTGAGGGCGTCAGGGTTCTCGCCATCGGCGACGGAGACGGGGCAGCCGCAGCGACGACAGCCTTCCAGCCATCGCCGGGCGCGACTGGATTCGCTGCCACGCCGACAGGGTGCCCGAACGCCGCTGGCCGAGCCGTGATGCAGACATCGGCAACCTACGAGTACTACTTCCTGCGGGTGTTCCTGCCCGAGGACGGACGACCCCTCCAAAGTCGGGCGGTAATGCGATGCAACGGCTGA
- a CDS encoding pilus assembly protein TadG-related protein, with protein MTVIVALLIVTLLGVAAIAIDVGNLFWERRALQNGADAAALAAAQDFASGNGAAAAEVAARDFADSNNSRGAWVESFTQPTSNSVRVVTRSGNIDGEVPLNSILAQFLGRETYFARATATAAWGGMGGGSTVPLAFSWCEWDRFTNGLGIDALPTANLTVFHHTSSASDENDCDGPAGQDYPGGFGWLDTNGSGTCTADVILGQVGGDTGNSPPVPASSTGCTSAFFAGLIGQTVLMPVFGDVTGTGSNATYDVLGFAALEVTGFRFGGSLTGGVVPCGNPNRCISGRFVAYYDLGQEPVEGAPDYGAYVIGLTG; from the coding sequence GTGACGGTCATCGTCGCCCTCCTGATCGTCACGCTCCTCGGCGTTGCCGCAATCGCCATTGACGTCGGAAATCTGTTCTGGGAACGCCGCGCCCTTCAGAATGGCGCCGATGCCGCTGCACTTGCGGCCGCTCAGGATTTCGCGTCCGGTAATGGTGCAGCAGCAGCAGAGGTGGCTGCGCGTGACTTCGCCGACAGCAACAACAGTCGTGGCGCTTGGGTCGAGTCCTTCACACAACCGACTTCCAACAGCGTCCGGGTGGTGACGCGCTCCGGCAACATCGATGGCGAAGTGCCACTCAACTCGATCCTCGCGCAGTTTCTTGGCAGGGAGACATACTTCGCTCGTGCCACTGCCACTGCGGCCTGGGGCGGCATGGGTGGTGGGTCCACGGTCCCGCTCGCCTTCTCCTGGTGTGAGTGGGATCGGTTCACCAACGGGCTCGGGATTGATGCATTGCCGACCGCCAACCTAACGGTATTCCACCACACATCCTCCGCGTCGGATGAAAACGACTGCGATGGGCCCGCCGGTCAGGACTATCCCGGTGGCTTTGGCTGGTTGGACACCAATGGTTCCGGAACATGCACCGCCGATGTGATTCTGGGGCAGGTTGGAGGCGACACGGGCAACTCGCCTCCTGTGCCGGCAAGTTCGACGGGATGCACGAGCGCCTTCTTCGCGGGCTTGATCGGTCAGACAGTTCTCATGCCCGTATTCGGGGACGTTACGGGCACTGGTAGCAACGCCACGTACGACGTGTTGGGGTTCGCTGCCCTGGAGGTCACAGGCTTCAGGTTCGGCGGCTCGCTCACCGGTGGTGTGGTGCCCTGCGGCAACCCGAATCGCTGCATCAGTGGGCGATTCGTCGCCTACTACGACCTCGGCCAGGAACCCGTGGAGGGTGCGCCGGACTACGGCGCTTACGTCATTGGTCTGACCGGTTAG
- a CDS encoding Flp pilus assembly protein CpaB translates to MVRKVLGVVGAVLLALIGTGLLVAYVRGAEDRALAGEEVVEVLVVREDVPRGTEAEALGDYVAVERVPKKVRAIGGIDDLDALNGQVAAVDLVAGEQLVRPRFVTPAQLEEESQIEVPEGLQEVTLSLEPHRAMGGKVKPGDTVGIFASFDLNDKREDEQIAEAENEDYRQRLSETSKMILHKLLVTSVQWEQVPQTPDNTGDEASSGASGGRIELAPTGNLLVTFAVSVEQAERMIFTAEHGTVWLSAEPETADEDGSVLRTPGNIYND, encoded by the coding sequence ATGGTTCGCAAGGTCTTGGGTGTAGTAGGGGCCGTGCTGCTCGCGTTGATCGGCACTGGGCTTCTGGTGGCATACGTGCGGGGGGCCGAGGACCGAGCACTCGCCGGGGAGGAGGTCGTCGAAGTTCTGGTCGTCCGCGAGGACGTGCCGAGGGGCACCGAGGCCGAGGCACTCGGCGACTACGTCGCGGTGGAGCGTGTCCCGAAGAAGGTTCGCGCTATCGGTGGCATCGACGACCTCGATGCCCTCAACGGGCAGGTCGCGGCCGTGGACCTCGTGGCCGGCGAGCAGCTGGTGCGGCCGCGCTTCGTCACGCCGGCGCAACTCGAGGAGGAATCGCAGATCGAGGTGCCCGAGGGGCTGCAGGAAGTGACGCTGTCCCTCGAACCGCACCGAGCCATGGGCGGGAAGGTGAAGCCCGGGGACACCGTCGGGATCTTCGCCTCCTTCGACCTGAACGACAAACGTGAAGACGAGCAGATCGCGGAGGCGGAGAACGAGGACTACCGCCAGCGTCTCAGCGAGACCTCCAAGATGATCCTGCACAAGCTGCTGGTCACGAGCGTGCAATGGGAGCAGGTCCCGCAGACGCCCGACAACACCGGTGACGAGGCTTCCTCGGGGGCGTCGGGTGGGCGGATCGAGCTCGCTCCCACCGGCAACCTTCTCGTGACCTTCGCCGTCAGCGTCGAGCAGGCCGAGCGAATGATCTTCACCGCCGAGCACGGCACCGTCTGGCTGTCGGCCGAACCGGAGACCGCCGACGAGGACGGCAGCGTCCTGCGGACGCCGGGGAACATCTACAATGACTGA
- a CDS encoding CpaE family protein, giving the protein MTDLRILLATPHAGYEQRVRQAFGGLLNGDLRRWDAALGAVSPDGLLRQLSDAQPDVVAIGPGLDLDTALAMAAQLEQDRPEISVLLISETEPALWERAMRAGIRDVLDPSAVDADVRAAFDRALHVAEGRRRNLVGVPDAAPSGRIITVLSPKGGSGKTTLASNLAVGLALAEPNKVAIVDLDLQFGDVSSALRMNPETSIVDAVRAPGHQDAMTLKTFLTAHPSGLWALCGPDAPAEGELVTAEQAKAVVQTLAGEFRYVVVDTCAGLTEHTLSVLEVSTDLILMCAMDVLSVRSLRKEVDALEQLGMTHQRRHFVINRADSKVGLDIKDVEATVGQPVDVAVSSSRVVPLSMNQGSPVVESEPRSQVAKQFTSLVHKFAEQPQQSGFSLLRRSGR; this is encoded by the coding sequence ATGACTGACCTGCGCATCCTCCTCGCCACCCCCCACGCCGGCTATGAGCAGCGCGTCCGGCAGGCCTTCGGTGGACTTCTAAACGGCGACCTGCGCCGCTGGGACGCGGCGCTCGGGGCCGTCAGTCCCGACGGGCTGCTCCGGCAACTCAGCGACGCGCAGCCTGATGTCGTCGCCATCGGTCCGGGGCTCGACCTTGACACCGCACTGGCGATGGCGGCTCAGCTTGAGCAGGACCGCCCGGAGATCAGTGTCCTGCTCATCAGCGAGACCGAGCCGGCACTGTGGGAGCGGGCAATGCGGGCCGGCATCCGCGACGTCCTCGACCCCAGCGCCGTCGACGCCGATGTACGCGCCGCGTTCGATCGCGCCTTGCACGTCGCCGAGGGACGCCGCCGCAACCTCGTCGGCGTGCCGGACGCCGCGCCTTCGGGCCGAATCATCACCGTGTTGTCCCCGAAGGGCGGTTCGGGCAAGACGACCCTTGCCAGCAACCTGGCGGTCGGGCTGGCACTGGCCGAGCCCAACAAGGTGGCGATCGTCGACCTCGACCTGCAGTTCGGTGACGTCAGCAGCGCGCTGCGCATGAATCCGGAAACCAGCATCGTCGACGCCGTGCGCGCCCCTGGGCACCAGGACGCGATGACCCTGAAGACGTTCCTGACGGCCCACCCGTCAGGCCTCTGGGCTCTGTGTGGTCCCGACGCCCCGGCCGAGGGCGAACTGGTGACCGCAGAGCAGGCCAAGGCCGTCGTCCAGACGCTGGCCGGCGAGTTCCGCTACGTCGTGGTCGACACCTGCGCAGGTCTGACGGAGCACACCCTCTCGGTTCTGGAGGTCTCGACCGACCTGATCCTGATGTGCGCGATGGATGTGCTGAGCGTCCGCAGCCTCCGCAAGGAGGTGGACGCGCTGGAGCAACTCGGGATGACGCACCAGCGCCGCCACTTCGTCATCAACCGCGCCGATTCCAAGGTCGGCCTGGACATCAAGGACGTCGAGGCCACCGTCGGCCAGCCGGTGGACGTGGCCGTGTCGAGTTCGCGGGTCGTGCCGCTGTCGATGAACCAGGGCAGCCCCGTGGTCGAGTCCGAGCCGCGCTCGCAGGTGGCCAAGCAGTTCACCAGCCTGGTCCACAAGTTCGCCGAACAGCCGCAGCAGAGCGGCTTCTCCCTTCTGCGCAGGAGCGGACGATGA
- a CDS encoding CpaF family protein yields the protein MKLSQRLNGAGAPDSPAGAGAAAVSAPTVPPPPSLPKPEVTPKVDPLLQIKQRAQQALFARLGSRLYDSSLSDEQLQAFVRQELGEIIDGERIPLTAEERQRLTADVSNDVLGYGPIQPFLDDETVTEVMVNGAENIYVERTGHVQRTEARFVTEDHLRRIIERIVSQVGRRIDESSPMVDARLPDGSRVNAIVPPLAVDGPSLTIRKFAKDPYGIDDLISFGTMTGPLAQLLDAVVRGRLNVLVSGGTGTGKTTLLNVLSSFIPEEERIVTIEDAVELQLHQEHVVRLESRPPNIEGKGQITIRDLVRNSLRMRPDRIIVGETRGGEALDMLQAMNTGHDGSLSTVHANSPRDAISRLETMVLMAGVDLPVRAIREQVASAIDLIVQISRLRDGSRRITHVTEVHGMEGQVVTLQDVFVFDYGAGIDEDGRFRGTQRPTGIRPRFTETLEQFGIPIPALVFGAPIDADGPFSTHGVVGR from the coding sequence ATGAAGCTCAGCCAGCGACTCAACGGCGCCGGCGCGCCGGACTCGCCCGCCGGCGCCGGCGCGGCTGCCGTGTCCGCGCCGACGGTTCCGCCCCCGCCGTCACTCCCGAAGCCCGAGGTGACGCCGAAGGTCGACCCGCTCCTGCAGATCAAGCAACGAGCGCAGCAGGCCCTGTTCGCTCGCCTGGGCTCACGGCTCTACGACTCCTCGCTCAGCGACGAGCAGCTGCAGGCGTTCGTCCGTCAGGAACTCGGCGAGATCATCGACGGCGAGCGGATCCCGCTGACCGCCGAGGAGCGGCAGCGACTGACGGCCGACGTCAGCAACGACGTCCTGGGCTACGGCCCGATCCAGCCGTTCCTCGACGACGAGACTGTCACCGAGGTGATGGTCAACGGCGCTGAGAACATCTACGTCGAGCGCACCGGTCACGTGCAACGCACAGAGGCCCGGTTCGTGACCGAGGACCACCTGCGCCGCATCATCGAACGGATCGTTTCCCAGGTCGGACGCCGCATCGACGAATCGTCGCCGATGGTGGACGCTCGACTTCCCGACGGGTCGCGCGTCAACGCGATCGTGCCGCCGCTGGCCGTCGACGGGCCGTCGCTCACGATCCGCAAGTTCGCCAAGGACCCCTACGGCATCGATGACCTGATCAGCTTCGGGACAATGACCGGCCCGCTGGCACAGCTGCTGGACGCCGTCGTGCGAGGTCGCCTCAACGTGCTGGTCTCCGGCGGTACCGGTACCGGCAAGACGACGCTACTGAACGTGCTGTCCTCGTTCATCCCGGAGGAGGAGCGGATCGTCACCATCGAGGACGCGGTCGAACTGCAACTGCACCAGGAGCACGTCGTCCGTCTCGAATCGCGCCCGCCCAATATCGAGGGCAAGGGCCAGATCACCATCCGTGACCTGGTCCGCAACTCCCTGCGCATGCGGCCGGATCGGATCATCGTCGGTGAGACGCGTGGTGGTGAGGCACTGGACATGCTCCAGGCCATGAACACCGGCCACGATGGCTCGCTGTCCACCGTTCACGCCAACTCGCCGCGTGACGCGATCTCCCGACTGGAGACGATGGTGCTGATGGCCGGCGTCGACCTGCCGGTGCGGGCCATCCGGGAACAGGTCGCGTCGGCCATCGACCTGATCGTGCAGATCAGCCGGCTTCGTGACGGCAGCCGCCGCATCACCCACGTCACCGAGGTGCACGGCATGGAGGGCCAGGTCGTCACTCTCCAGGACGTGTTCGTGTTCGACTACGGCGCCGGCATCGACGAGGACGGACGCTTCCGCGGCACCCAGCGGCCGACCGGGATCCGTCCACGCTTCACAGAGACGCTGGAGCAGTTCGGGATACCGATCCCGGCGCTGGTGTTCGGGGCGCCGATCGACGCCGACGGCCCGTTCAGCACCCATGGCGTGGTGGGACGATGA
- a CDS encoding type II secretion system F family protein, which translates to MRRPLGFLGALLALMSLPASLAGAQESATIRIGDVGLDAFPDVRVEVAVPVSAGAEGLEDAFTVREEGEAREVLGVRQASSSDLQVALVIDTSGSMGIDAMNEAKEAATSFLDQLPEAAKVAVLSYASEVTLHTDFEATHDEHDAAIDALVANGNTAMYDGVLAAIDAFPEPVAETKQAVVLLTDGADTVSEAGLDAVTAALEAGGVTLRGIAYKTEDADDTSIAAMAEASQGSWAEADDQEALNSIYDALAAELTNRYLVDYRSDSAGDTEIAVELALGGQRAVDRRTIELPALPAPVEEESEVAVAEPAVPSVVIPDIDARPLLYSGAVLWFVALAVILATVLAPRERRAQLWGAARRARGGSGREFANRAAMLAERSLERRGYQSGLNAALERAGIDLRPGEFIVLTFSVMVTAGAVGWHLDGLPVGALMALAAAVGARLVVSAKTSRRQAKFADQLGDTLQLLSGSLRAGYSFLQAVDAVAREADSPSSQEFSRLVVENRLGRDFTDALHAMAGRMQSEDFEWVVQAIEIHREVGGDLAEVLDTVAGTIRERNQIRRQVKALSAEGRLSAWVLALLPVAVGFMIYLTNRPYIAELTNGGLLGWGLLGTAAVLMTAGIFWLRSVVKLEF; encoded by the coding sequence ATGAGACGCCCGCTCGGCTTCCTCGGCGCGCTGCTCGCGTTGATGTCACTGCCCGCATCGTTGGCTGGGGCACAGGAGTCGGCCACCATCCGGATCGGGGACGTCGGCCTCGACGCCTTCCCAGATGTGCGGGTAGAGGTCGCCGTCCCCGTTTCCGCTGGGGCGGAGGGGCTCGAGGACGCCTTCACCGTCCGGGAAGAAGGTGAAGCTCGCGAGGTCCTCGGCGTCCGTCAGGCCTCGAGCTCTGACCTGCAGGTCGCCCTGGTCATCGACACCAGCGGCAGCATGGGCATCGACGCGATGAACGAGGCCAAGGAGGCCGCGACCTCGTTCCTCGACCAGTTGCCGGAAGCCGCGAAGGTCGCCGTGCTGAGCTACGCCTCCGAGGTGACGCTGCACACCGACTTTGAGGCGACGCACGACGAGCACGACGCGGCCATCGACGCGCTCGTCGCCAACGGCAACACCGCCATGTACGACGGCGTCCTTGCGGCCATCGACGCGTTCCCAGAGCCCGTTGCGGAGACCAAGCAGGCGGTAGTGCTGCTCACCGACGGTGCCGACACGGTCAGTGAAGCGGGACTGGACGCCGTCACGGCGGCGCTCGAGGCGGGTGGCGTCACGCTGCGTGGCATCGCCTACAAGACCGAGGATGCCGACGACACGTCGATCGCCGCCATGGCGGAAGCGTCGCAAGGCAGCTGGGCAGAGGCCGACGACCAGGAAGCGTTGAACTCCATCTACGACGCGCTCGCCGCCGAGCTGACCAACCGCTACCTCGTGGACTACCGCTCGGACAGCGCCGGCGACACGGAGATCGCGGTCGAGTTGGCGTTGGGCGGCCAGAGAGCCGTCGACCGTCGGACGATCGAGCTGCCAGCCCTGCCCGCTCCGGTCGAAGAGGAGTCAGAGGTCGCGGTCGCTGAGCCCGCTGTGCCGTCCGTCGTGATACCAGACATCGACGCCCGACCGCTGCTGTACAGCGGTGCAGTGCTCTGGTTCGTCGCGCTCGCCGTCATCCTGGCCACCGTGCTGGCGCCGCGGGAGCGTCGTGCGCAACTGTGGGGGGCCGCTCGCCGAGCGCGCGGCGGCAGCGGTCGGGAGTTCGCGAACCGCGCCGCGATGCTGGCCGAGCGCAGCCTCGAACGACGCGGATATCAGTCCGGACTGAACGCAGCACTCGAGCGGGCTGGCATAGATCTCCGCCCCGGCGAGTTCATCGTCCTGACATTCAGCGTCATGGTGACCGCCGGAGCGGTCGGTTGGCACCTTGACGGCCTGCCGGTCGGTGCGCTCATGGCCCTCGCTGCGGCCGTTGGTGCGCGTCTCGTGGTTTCGGCGAAGACATCGCGACGTCAGGCGAAATTCGCCGATCAACTCGGGGACACCCTCCAGTTGCTGTCGGGCAGTCTGCGAGCCGGCTACAGCTTCCTCCAAGCAGTCGATGCGGTCGCCCGGGAGGCCGACTCCCCTTCCTCACAGGAGTTTTCACGACTGGTGGTGGAAAACCGTCTCGGACGCGATTTCACCGATGCACTGCACGCAATGGCCGGACGTATGCAGTCCGAGGACTTCGAGTGGGTCGTACAGGCCATCGAGATTCATCGTGAGGTCGGTGGCGATTTGGCCGAAGTACTCGACACGGTGGCTGGAACGATTCGGGAGCGCAACCAAATCCGTCGCCAGGTCAAGGCGCTCAGCGCCGAGGGCCGGTTGTCAGCGTGGGTGCTAGCGCTTCTTCCTGTAGCCGTGGGATTCATGATCTACCTCACGAACCGCCCTTATATCGCCGAGTTGACGAACGGTGGGCTGCTCGGTTGGGGGCTCCTGGGCACAGCGGCAGTCCTAATGACTGCCGGCATCTTCTGGTTGCGAAGCGTCGTTAAGCTTGAGTTCTAG
- a CDS encoding type II secretion system F family protein, translated as MPLTVYLSAAAIALSVPLLWWSVAGARANKLVDRSVLMGGSTDLRAAVLQQSAQVRAQPLMGGLARFARRLTPVGWFESLEHRLMLAGRPVEWTIERVLVAKIVLGAVGLLLGFWLFAGNRTLLWLLLWGGLVALGYFTPDLLLHSRGMERRDAIARALPDTLDQMTIAVEAGLGFEAAMARAGRTGQGPLAEELVRTLQEVQIGVPRAKALRNLADRTEQADLRHFVLAVVQAESYGIPVADVLRTQAAEQRVKRRQRAEERAMKIPVKIIFPLILCILPTLFIVILGPAAIQMSRTLFGEGGAFS; from the coding sequence ATGCCACTCACGGTCTACCTCTCGGCAGCGGCGATCGCACTGTCCGTGCCGCTGCTCTGGTGGTCGGTAGCCGGCGCGCGCGCGAACAAGTTGGTCGACCGCAGCGTGCTGATGGGTGGCTCCACCGATCTGCGCGCCGCCGTGCTGCAACAGTCCGCGCAGGTGCGTGCGCAGCCCCTGATGGGCGGCCTTGCCCGGTTCGCACGCCGACTCACACCCGTCGGTTGGTTCGAATCCCTCGAACACCGCTTGATGCTGGCAGGACGACCTGTCGAATGGACGATCGAGCGTGTGCTCGTTGCGAAAATCGTCCTCGGAGCGGTGGGCCTTCTGCTGGGCTTCTGGCTCTTCGCTGGCAACAGGACTCTATTGTGGCTGCTGTTGTGGGGCGGGTTGGTAGCGCTAGGCTATTTCACGCCGGACCTGTTGCTCCACAGCCGTGGGATGGAACGCCGAGACGCCATCGCGCGAGCGCTTCCCGACACGCTGGATCAGATGACGATCGCCGTAGAGGCTGGACTCGGCTTCGAGGCAGCAATGGCGCGTGCCGGCCGGACAGGTCAAGGGCCGTTGGCCGAGGAATTGGTGCGCACACTGCAGGAGGTGCAGATCGGCGTGCCGCGGGCCAAAGCGCTGCGCAACCTCGCCGACCGCACCGAGCAAGCAGACCTGCGCCACTTCGTGCTGGCGGTCGTCCAGGCCGAGTCGTACGGCATCCCGGTGGCCGACGTACTGCGCACGCAGGCGGCCGAGCAGCGGGTCAAGCGCCGCCAGCGCGCCGAAGAACGGGCGATGAAGATTCCGGTGAAGATCATCTTTCCGCTGATCCTCTGCATCCTGCCGACGCTGTTCATCGTGATCCTCGGCCCAGCGGCCATCCAGATGAGTCGGACACTGTTCGGCGAGGGCGGCGCCTTCTCCTAG
- a CDS encoding DnaB-like helicase C-terminal domain-containing protein, which yields MTLLPEPVVGTLTDGLVRSVREAAHDALSVAPGPGQRHATPTRTGFDVLDRVLGGGLRPTDLALLGGSPGVGKTVAALQMARRAALDGRTCVYVSFEHDQATMLGRLLALEVAEIADADHAVDSDRLARVLIDATAGFRSLRDVITSEPIAAKAFSRLDLYSDRLLLVRGSGSETDVTAIEAILDRHADAGDLLVVDYLQRVATPSPVADEHEHVTLVTQALKDLAMRRRMAVMALVAADWDGLRSGRLRLHHLRGSSALAYECDVAVLLNDKHHAVAKAHLAYDPLRAETFHHYVVFSVEKNRGGPAMVDLEFRKDFLHYRFDTAGEYLRERLVDDRLAGE from the coding sequence ATGACCCTTTTGCCCGAGCCAGTCGTCGGAACGCTGACCGACGGGCTGGTGCGCTCCGTCCGCGAGGCGGCGCACGATGCGCTGTCCGTCGCGCCCGGCCCCGGCCAGCGGCACGCCACGCCGACCCGCACGGGTTTCGACGTCCTCGACCGCGTCCTCGGTGGTGGGCTGCGCCCGACGGATCTCGCGCTGTTGGGTGGCTCGCCGGGTGTGGGCAAGACGGTCGCCGCCCTGCAGATGGCCCGCCGGGCCGCGCTCGACGGACGCACGTGCGTGTACGTCTCGTTCGAGCACGACCAGGCCACGATGCTCGGCAGACTGCTCGCGCTGGAAGTGGCGGAGATCGCCGACGCCGACCACGCCGTCGACAGCGACCGGCTGGCACGCGTGCTGATCGACGCCACCGCAGGCTTCCGGTCGCTCAGGGACGTCATCACGTCGGAACCGATCGCCGCGAAGGCGTTCTCACGCCTCGACCTCTACAGCGATCGTCTGCTCCTCGTGCGGGGCAGCGGCAGCGAGACGGACGTCACGGCGATCGAAGCCATCCTCGACCGCCACGCCGACGCCGGTGACCTCCTCGTCGTCGACTACCTGCAGCGGGTCGCGACGCCGTCGCCCGTGGCCGACGAGCACGAACACGTCACGCTCGTGACACAGGCACTGAAGGACCTCGCCATGCGCCGCCGGATGGCCGTGATGGCGCTGGTCGCGGCCGACTGGGACGGGTTGCGCTCGGGACGCCTGCGATTGCACCACCTGCGTGGCTCGTCCGCGCTCGCGTACGAGTGCGATGTCGCGGTCCTGCTCAACGACAAGCACCACGCCGTGGCCAAGGCCCACCTGGCGTACGACCCGCTGCGGGCCGAGACGTTCCACCACTACGTGGTGTTCAGCGTGGAGAAGAACCGCGGCGGGCCGGCCATGGTGGACCTGGAGTTCCGCAAGGACTTCTTGCACTACCGCTTCGACACAGCAGGGGAGTACCTGCGGGAGAGGCTTGTCGACGACCGTCTGGCGGGGGAGTGA
- a CDS encoding response regulator, whose protein sequence is MEPTGARPRVVVVDDHGLLAQSLRFALQANDMRVVICDELTEEAIVGAVTEDETDVVLLDLDIGGELGTSLSLIPRLSELGARVVMLTGVTDRPRLGACVEAGAVGVVGKSQPFDELVDAVKTVLADGTLLTPGQREALIDDFTEHRARENERLAVFERLTPKEAYVLRSLMDGATADQIAKEAVVSMATVRTQIRSVLAKLGVNSQLSAVALARKAGWDETSG, encoded by the coding sequence ATGGAGCCGACCGGGGCACGGCCGCGGGTCGTCGTCGTCGACGATCATGGACTGCTCGCGCAGAGCCTGCGGTTCGCCTTGCAGGCCAACGACATGCGGGTCGTCATCTGCGACGAACTGACCGAGGAGGCCATCGTCGGCGCCGTGACGGAGGACGAGACGGACGTCGTCCTGCTCGACCTCGACATCGGTGGCGAGCTCGGCACCAGCCTGTCCCTGATTCCTCGGCTGTCGGAGCTGGGTGCGCGTGTGGTCATGCTCACCGGGGTCACCGACCGGCCGCGCCTGGGCGCCTGCGTCGAGGCCGGCGCGGTCGGGGTCGTCGGGAAGTCGCAGCCGTTCGACGAATTGGTCGACGCGGTGAAAACGGTCCTGGCGGACGGGACGCTGCTGACCCCGGGGCAACGCGAAGCGCTGATCGACGACTTCACCGAACATCGTGCGCGGGAGAACGAACGGCTGGCGGTCTTCGAGCGGCTGACGCCGAAGGAGGCCTACGTGCTCCGGTCCCTCATGGACGGCGCGACGGCCGACCAGATCGCCAAGGAGGCGGTGGTGTCCATGGCGACCGTCCGCACCCAGATCCGGTCGGTGCTGGCGAAGCTGGGCGTGAACTCGCAGCTCTCTGCGGTCGCGCTGGCCCGCAAGGCGGGTTGGGACGAGACGTCCGGCTGA